The Paenibacillus uliginis N3/975 genome has a window encoding:
- the nadA gene encoding quinolinate synthase NadA, whose protein sequence is MEALALERKAEQNRELRERLMQLKKERNAIILAHYYQRDEIQEVADFRGDSFLLAQKAAQTDADVIVFCGVHFMGESAKILAPNKTVIIPDERAGCPMADMVNVDGLRKLKAQHPNAKVVTYINSSAEIKAETDICCTSSNAVKVIQSVDSDEIIWVPDKNLGHYVQKHTDKKLIIWEGYCNTHDMLTVKDVVEMKAKYPNAEFVVHPECRPEVVAMGDFVGSTTAILEYCKQSSCKEFIVGTEDGTGYQLRLDSPGKSFHFATKFLVCPNMKVNNLKKLVKCLETMKPQIYVPPVVAEKARTSLERMLQVK, encoded by the coding sequence GTGGAAGCTTTGGCGCTGGAGCGTAAAGCGGAACAAAACCGTGAATTGCGCGAACGATTAATGCAGTTGAAGAAAGAACGCAATGCCATTATTTTGGCGCATTATTATCAGCGGGATGAGATACAGGAGGTTGCGGATTTCCGGGGAGACTCTTTCTTGCTTGCCCAAAAGGCAGCACAGACGGATGCGGATGTCATCGTATTTTGCGGTGTTCATTTCATGGGAGAGAGTGCGAAAATTCTTGCACCGAACAAAACAGTTATTATACCCGATGAGCGTGCGGGTTGCCCCATGGCGGATATGGTCAACGTCGATGGACTGCGTAAGCTGAAGGCACAGCACCCGAACGCCAAGGTCGTTACATACATTAATTCATCCGCCGAAATCAAGGCTGAGACGGACATCTGCTGTACGTCTTCTAATGCAGTAAAGGTCATCCAGTCTGTTGATTCTGATGAAATTATTTGGGTCCCTGACAAAAACCTAGGGCATTATGTTCAAAAGCATACCGACAAGAAGCTCATTATTTGGGAAGGCTACTGCAACACACACGACATGTTGACCGTTAAAGATGTTGTGGAGATGAAAGCCAAATACCCGAATGCCGAATTTGTCGTTCATCCGGAATGCCGTCCGGAAGTCGTTGCAATGGGAGATTTTGTGGGCAGCACCACCGCTATACTGGAATACTGCAAGCAATCCTCCTGTAAGGAGTTTATTGTAGGCACCGAAGATGGAACCGGATATCAGCTCCGTCTGGATAGTCCGGGCAAATCGTTCCATTTTGCGACCAAGTTTCTCGTGTGTCCTAACATGAAAGTAAATAATCTTAAAAAGTTGGTCAAATGTCTGGAAACGATGAAACCTCAAATCTATGTGCCGCCGGTTGTCGCGGAAAAAGCCAGAACTTCATTAGAGCGCATGCTACAAGTCAAGTAG